A genomic segment from Gavia stellata isolate bGavSte3 chromosome 4, bGavSte3.hap2, whole genome shotgun sequence encodes:
- the PDXP gene encoding chronophin, producing MASCRRLSGAGLREVLGPAQGLLFDCDGVLWAGERAVPGAPELLERLRRSGKAALFVSNNSRRSVAELERRFSRLGFRGVRAEHVFSSALCSALFLRQRLLGGGGGGGIGNGGGRVFVLGGEGLRGEVRDAGLRLAGEGEPAPGAAEPVRAVLVGYDDQFTFAKLAQACGYLRDPQCLLVATDPDPWHPLSDGQRTPGTGSLTAAVETASGRKALVVGKPNTYMFDCIVERFGVDPSRTLMVGDRLETDILFGKNCGLSTILTLTGVSRLEEAQAYMASDSAAARDLVPNYYVDSIADLIPGLDE from the exons ATGGCGAGCTGCCGGCGGCTGAGCGgcgcggggctgcgggaggTGCTGGGCCCGGCGCAGGGGCTGCTCTTCGACTGCGACGGCGTGCTGTGGGCGGGCGAGCGCGCCGTCCCCGGCGCTCCCGAGCTGCTGGAGCGGCTGCGGCGCAGCGGCAAGGCCGCCCTCTTCGTCAGCAACAACAGCCGCCGCTCCGTGGCCGAGCTGGAGCGGCGCTTCAGCCGCCTTGGCTTCCGCGGCGTCCGCGCCGAGCACGTCTTCAGCTCCGCGCTCTGCTCCGCGCTCTTCCTCCGCCAGCGCCtcctcggcggcggcggcggcggggggatCGGGAACGGGGGCGGCCGCGTCTTCGTGCTGGGCGGCGAGGGGCTGCGCGGCGAGGTGCGCGACGCCGGCCTGCGCCTGGCGGGCGAGGGCGAGCCGGCGCCCGGCGCCGCCGAGCCGGTGCGGGCCGTCCTGGTGGGCTACGACGACCAGTTCACCTTCGCCAAGCTGGCGCAGGCCTGCGGCTACCTGCGCGACCCGCAGTGCCTCCTGGTGGCCACCGACCCCGACCCCTGGCACCCGCTCAGCGACGGCCAGCGCACCCCCG GGACTGGCAGCCTCACAGCCGCGGTGGAAACCGCTTCGGGCCGCAAGGCACTGGTGGTGGGGAAGCCGAACACCTACATGTTTGATTGCATCGTGGAGCGTTTCGGCGTTGACCCATCCCGCACCCTCATGGTGGGAGACCGTCTGGAGACAGATATCCTCTTTGGCAAGAACTGCGGCCTCTCAACCATCCTTACCCTGACAGGTGTCTCCCGCCTGGAAGAGGCGCAGGCCTACATGGCCAGCGACAGCGCTGCTGCCAGGGATCTGGTGCCCAATTACTATGTGGACAGCATTGCGGACTTGATACCGGGCCTTGATGAGTAG